In Bombyx mori chromosome 15, ASM3026992v2, the sequence CATATAATAAATGTAGACGATATAAACAAAACTGGAAGTACATTTCTAACTATTCAACTAATTtcctaaaaaaaactatcataaATGGAAATGTACGTAATATGTGTTAAAGCTTATTTGTCTTTTGCTAATTGTTGGGACTTCTTTTCCTAATTCCTTTTCCAATCCTTTGTCCACGCCATCTATGGACGTTTCAAGAGAAACAACGAGCGCAAAAATGgcggtaaaaaataaaaacacggcGCCGCGCCGGTGCTATTTCTGAATATTGTTCATCAATATGCATAGAAAATTCTCGAGAATGTGAGAAATCGAAAGTGCGTAAAGGAGGTTCGAGTGAGTCAACTAACTTATTCTTATCCCAGTCCCAACAACATCAAACATATAACATAAGTTTAATGCCAATCATTTGTATTGTATGTACATACCTACACATTAATAGGTGacaaagttttttgttttgtgaaaATGTGATGCGATAATATGAATAAAGTTACAACATAAGACAAAAGAACACAAGAAACAGGTTCATTTTAGAATACATTGTTATTTGGCAGGCGTTTTGTTTGAATAGTGATAGTATTAATTAGTAGTACTTGAAGGTGAATCTAATgaatcttattaaaataatgaaattccgACATGCTGGCAGAGAACTAATAAATGATACCTATTTGTATAGCACTAtctgaatatattatttaatacaactCACTACAGGTGTTCGTAGTCCTTACGTGAATAATTATAGGATACGATTTATATTTACCCTTAATTTATTGtggattttattattgcttctAATGATATTTATGTTGGCGATAATTCTTAATCCATAACTACGTTACACATTAAAACGTAACTTCAACTTTTTGAGccacaattttaataaaacctacataaataaaaatacgaagatatttattatactcAAAGGAatgtatgaaattaattaacatgAGACAGTTGTTGAAACTCGCGTTATATATTACAATTATTGACAAATCGTGTCTCGTGAATTAGTCTAGCACAGTTTTAGATATTAACTAGCTAAAATTGTAAAGGCAAGGAGCAAGGACGGGTAGAAAGCATTCATAGGTGAAGTACTTTCTTTTGGAAATACAGTTCATGGTATTTACGTAGTCTGTCAGTCTTTTAAGCCTCTTTCGGTTAACCTGAAACTTACACATAGATTATATTGTGGTACAAGCAAAACCATAATACACCATTAAATTATCGTTTAATCGTGTTCAATGCACAGAGTCATGTTATTTCAAAGGTTCCTTGTAATTACATGGAATCCCATAAATAACATAAGGTAAGAGTCAATACCGTCAGATAGTGCTATTGAGGAAACGTTAAATtgttagatataaaaaaaaatgactctTCTTAAAATCtgtaaattacataaaattaaagcaCCCAATTAACCATCTCTTACTTCCAATTTCTAAACATTCTTACGTTGTGCTTGCTAGCTTTATAAATTTCGAGATTATCCACTGACGAATTCGAAGGAGTTCCGTTCGTCAGgtaattttagtattaaaatttactaaagGCAGTCGTTCTtgtcttttaaaatataatacaaatggaCTCTTATCAGGTGGAAAGACCACCTTTGCGCGAGATCGCGAGGACGTGTTAGTTTAGGCGTTAATGGGAATACAAAATTGGTCCATGTATCGGATCGTGGTCGCTTCACAGGAAAGTTCTGGCGTCGTTGAACCTGGATTGCGTGATACGCCGGCAGAAGTGAAAGCGCGCAGGCGGAGCCGGTGCGGTCTCCACCAGCGAGCCGCACGAGGCCGACTCTGCGAGCGAGCGCGCCGAGGGCCGGCAGCGGGGAGCGCTCGTCTCGCCCGCCTCACACTACCTGTAGAACGAGTGCGAGTGCGGGGGCGGAGGCAGTGCCGGCGGCACCGGTGCGTGCGGCTCCGATGCCGATCTCTGAACTCCCGGAGTTCGCTCCGCCCGCTCGGCTCGAACATATCGGTCACCCCGTTCACGATCGCGATCACAGTTCCAGTTCCATTCCCactgttaaaaaaatcttatgtaGCAACGTAcaacatcatcattatcctgcccttctcccagtcacctggggtcggcgcacatgttttctccttccatactcttctatcatataccatttcttcactcactcccctcttacccatttcgtctttcacgcaatccatccatttctttttaggtctacctcttcctctatatccttccacattcatacttaacactctcttaccaacctcattttcatttcgtctcatcacatgtccataccatcccaaacgcgcacttcaaagaaaaaaaaacataactctCATTTGTAAAATTCAGCCTGTACATTATACGCAATAAAGTCAGTATCTAACCTCATTTGTTTGGGGTACCGAGAGCGAAGTTTTTGGCAAAACTTGGGAACGCGTCTGTGCTGGTTGTGCGTTATGATGAGGCGGACAATCTCGGGTTTGTAGCAACTGTAGTATACGTCGCACGTCTGCTGTGAGACCGGTTTCGAGTACAGCGACGCGCCTGCTTAGTTCTTCCAATCTCGTTAAAACTGTCGCCACCGAGGCAGCTGTAGCAGCTGTCCCGACATTTTGGTATTGAGGTGATGTACTGTCCTGTAAATACACGTCacaatttagattatttttaacgcTTATTCAATGAAAAACCAGTCGCATTAGTGAGCTTGTACCTGTCCTGCATTTTGTGTTCTCTCAGTAGAGATAGAGAGTGCGGCGGGACGACCTGTTTGGTGGAGATTTACAGCAGAATGAGGTGCAGAACGAGAAGATGGCGTTCGAATTGCAGAAGGCACCGCTGGCGTCGCTAAGATATCGTCGCAGGAATGATGTTGTGGCGCTGGGACTGCCGGAGGGCTAGGCGAGGCGTTGGTATAATACGAGCTAGGATTAGTGCTGAGACTAGAGACTGGTAATGTCGCGCTGTGTGCAGGCGTGCTGACCGCCGCCTCGCCGGCCGCCGCTCCGCCTGTCAGTGGGGAAGTGTCATTTAAAGGACCCACTGACGACTGCCGCCTAACACCAGCCCGGCCTCGGTACGTCTGAGGAGTTGATTGAgctgaaaaagaaaattatacaaattacgTTACATTAcctttatttacatatatacatatttgaacGTCTATTGtctcaatttaatttcaatttatgtaACTGAACGTTGTTGATGTTAAGAATACATAGTTTGTATGAAATCGGTATGGTACTCTCAAACAACAACGTCATAATATCATGCACTGTAGAGTTAGTTATGTTATACTTACAATATTTGTTGTGTAGCGGCTGATGTGTTTTATGATGGTAGAGGTCTGGGAAGCTCCGTTTAAGTTGCGCTAGCATGCCTGCACACAAGGGCCGCGCTCAGAGCGGGGCGGGAGGTCTCGAGGATACGGGCATAGCATCAAAaccattcattaattttattataacgaTGCCATAGGCTTGGTATATGCGAAAACCCAACTGTTAACTCttagttgttgtttttttccaTGCCGTATCCTCATTCCCGTATTACCGATGTACagataaataataagaaaaaagcTTCTCCATGCTGCTTCAAATCAAATTAACTTGCTATTGAATATGTCGATGTTTGCTCGTGGAGTTTGTTTGGTAATGATTTAATATACAATGAATTTATATTTGCATTGAGAGTGGCAGTAGTGTTCGATAATGTGTGGTTCTTATGTACAATTTGGGTGTGTTTGCTTGAATTTCATGTAGCGTTACCGATTCGTGgacattttgttaaataaaatagttaattttAACATGGCGAATAAGAATACTGTTATGtgttttcaattaaatacaatttaacaTGATTTTGggataattatattttgttattgtttactaAACTCCACATCGCAAATTATCATATCTGGCAAAGTatacgaaatatatttatttgcaaAATGTTCATAgccattttgaaataaattaaaacgaaCTATCTAAAAcagttttttgttattttgtattatattatttctttagATATTTCTTTGCGCCGAAATAAagttaaacttataaataattaatcctTCAAAATGTATGAACTTTTTGCGAGTACATAATTGGTAAATATAGATtgaatattattgatttaaataataactaaagTTATATACAGACAGACATCGTTGTTCGTAAAAGGTTCATTAAGAAATACTTAACTCGGTTTTAATGGATAGAAGGGGAAATGAATTACGTTCAAACGCATATTGTCTCATTGTTGCATATTCTAAACTAAGTATATAGAGGAAGAGTTTTTAAGAAAACATGCGGCCCGTGTGATGCATTTCATTCTTAACAAAATCGAGCGGGCTTCGTAGACTATTTTGGGTTTTGTGAAAATCCAAAGAAGAGGATTATAATTATTTGAGTGTCTTCATTACATACCTGTTATGGAATTAAGTGTAGTGGAACGTTGTTTACTGAAGTTGAAATTGAGCGGGGTCACATCTTGACCGGCTTTGTCCGCAGAAAACTCGAGGATTCCGCGACTGGCGGGTGATTCGGTCTCATCATCGCTGCACTGGGAGTCCTAAAATCAttcgtaaagtttttttttattttttttattgcccttgtgggcagacgagcatacggcctacctgatggtgagtggttaccgtcgcccatggacataaGCAATGTCAGGTTCAGAAACAgcctgctgcctaccgcaaagtaCTCTACATaatcctcgtttgaagaaagacacgccatagcgctcgggaaacactgtaaAGGGGAGCTCATTCGGATGGTAcatgacaaaaaagatctctggaaacgcattgttgaTGAGCGCAGTGGTTCTAAGtaatatggatgagctctactTCAGTGGCGGGCggggcgatggtaaaaacgagatgatgggatcatctcaaataattcctcagagaactccccatggaacatacggtacaaaatacaaagagAAACGAAGTTCCTCCGCAGAAGCCAATTCTTATCCCGGGGAAAGgtttatgtatttcattctATTTGAGTAATAGATACCGCTACCAAGCAGCTGCATGCCGCTTAAtagtctccacaagcctcgtttgaagaatgttGAAGTTAGTTGAATCGTTTGAAGTTTATTGCCTAACGGCTGTGCGACCACTAACAGTACATGATTTGTGGCAACCATAGCAGACTTACTACGTGCCCTATTCGGAAGAGATTAGGATGCAGAATAGAGAAAGGTAGAAAATCATGTTTAGAATAGCTTTTCAAATTGTTGTGTTGTTTTTTCACGGCATAGAAGACAGATAGGTCGTGGAACATGGTAGCTGATAAGATTAATCCAGAGAGCTCGACGCTTCTTTGAGGACATCCAAGGGTAGATGAGGTGAACTAGAGACTAATCATATACAAGTAAATGTGTAGTTAGTACTGGAACGCTTGCTTGATGAGACGGGAGTTACATatcaacattttattaattttcatgtattattataatattctagTACAAATATTGATATGATTTGGTAAATTATACTTTTTCATAGTTTCAATCCATAACACAAGTAAATTACAATGTATGTGTGGTTCGATATTACCTTCTCGCACTAGCGGGAAACTTTCACTCAGAATAAATAAGTcaaacatactatttaataattacttaaaatgtttTGGATGTGTACAATACcagaatattaacaaaaaaggtGAAAACGACGCTAGGCTctaatattatgatttatgtctttattttttttattgcgtatatgggtggacgagcttacagccacctgatgttaagtggttactggagcccatagacatctacaacgtaaatgcgccactcatcttgagatataagttctaagttctaagatcagtatagttacaacggctactccaccctttaaaccgaaacgcattactgtttcacggcagaaatagaattgaccacagacgtcaagaacaaaagtttaacaataaataaatagtatgcatgcgtgtgtgcgtcaaatacatggtagtatgtgtaatgtttttttattgatttaatgcatttttaggcatcatttaaaaaaatattaacattctgcactcctctatattctctataagtgtggaaaatttcatactcctccgtccgagcaattttcgtaaaaaggggcacaaagtttttccttcacgtattaatatatagattataattttgcgggtttcatttttattacactatgttatttcttcaccgtggaagtcaatcgtgaacgtttgttaagtacgtatttcattagaaaaattggtacccgcctgcgtgattcgaacaccgttgcatctctagatacgaatgcatcggacgtcctatcctttaggccacttcGAAATTTAAGCTTATGTTGGCGCGCGAATCTAGTTGACTGACATCAGGTGACACCTACGCGTTCGGGAATTCCGATCGCACCCGATGACACCCGAATGCGACTTGGTGTGTTGCACGCTACTTATTACGTCCATCTATGTACCTCGATCTTAATTCTAGTTGACAGTAATAGGCAAAAGCCCCGAATAGTCTGAAATAATTTCGTCAGTTTTACGTCTACGAAATTCAACCCTCTTGGAACCATTCATGGCCTTCATTTACACTGCCAATCCAAAGGtcttgtcacgtaccatccgactctAGAATGATTTTGTTATGCGATGTTTTCTGATATGTCCTTGTACAGACCAGGCTTCGGGGGAAGAAAGTCTTCGTTATTAAGTGATGGCGTCCGTGAGCAGCGCTGACCATCGGCGTTCGAAAGCAATTCTACATAAAACTGAAGCGCGTACCATTTTTTCAGCGAAGTTCTCGGTGTGGGGACGGCGTGTTGTCCGCGCGTACGCTTCGCGCAGGAGACGCGCGTCGCAAGGATTCTCGTAGCGCATCCGGCGTCGCGGCTCTATACCACCTAACTCCTCCTGGACAAAGAGTTCACTTAAATAAACTTTCATCATATAAAAGCCCTATAGCTTCATAAATGAACGGTAAACTTACCTACTACTAAACTTACCTAAACCTACTTAAACTTACTTACCGTAAATTTCGATTTTTAgtaactatttttaatatttcggtttttgtttcatttaagaatttatttaatttaatactttttggTTAGGTATATGATTGTGGTTTTTCCACACTTTCAATGTCCCTTCTACAACTAAGACCTGACACTTCAAACGTCAACGTAGAAATACGTCAAAAGGCTTGTCAACAATATGCCAAAGAATTAAACATAGATACATACACTTATATATTAACAATCCGAGTATAGATTCGCTCGAATTGCCAGATATTTattccattttatttataaaactatttaagtATTGAATTGATAATCCCATATTTTTGGACCCTTTTTCACATCGAAAAAGCGTTTTTCGAAACAAACCCGTTTAATGTTAGCTAATTTAATGTCTATTTAAATCTAGATTTGTATATAtagctaaaaaaatatactgataATTTATGGACGTCTTTATTCAAAAACTTACGTCACGCATGTTGTAAGTTATCTCCAAGTTATTAACGAAGGAGTTGCGGAATTCAGGATAGAAGTCCAGTACGTCTAGCAGGTCGTCTCTATG encodes:
- the LOC101744132 gene encoding potassium voltage-gated channel subfamily H member 6-like isoform X6 translates to MIVDVTFIIDILINFRTTYVNAADEVESDPAKIAMHYLRGWFVIDLVAAIPFDLLLFGTDTDETTTLIGLLKTARLLRLVRVARKIDRYSEYGTAVLLLLMATFVLIAHWLACLWYAIGSWERPQLHAPIGWLDALANDVQASYDNSTGPSMRSRYITALYFTCTSLTSVGFGNVAPNTDMEKGFTIFVMLVGSLMYASIFGNVSAIIQRLYSGTARYHTQILRVREFIRFHQITNPLRQRLEEYFQHAWSYTNGIDTSSVLKGFPECLQADICLHLNRNLLASCSAFEGASPGCLRALSLRFKTTHAPPGETLVHRGDVLTSLYFISRGSIEILKDDIVMAILGKDDIFGENPCIHGTVGRSNCRVRALTYCDLHRVHRDDLLDVLDFYPEFRNSFVNNLEITYNMRDEELGGIEPRRRMRYENPCDARLLREAYARTTRRPHTENFAEKMDSQCSDDETESPASRGILEFSADKAGQDVTPLNFNFSKQRSTTLNSITGMLAQLKRSFPDLYHHKTHQPLHNKYSQSTPQTYRGRAGVRRQSSVGPLNDTSPLTGGAAAGEAAVSTPAHSATLPVSSLSTNPSSYYTNASPSPPAVPAPQHHSCDDILATPAVPSAIRTPSSRSAPHSAVNLHQTGRPAALSISTERTQNAGQDSTSPQYQNVGTAATAASVATVLTRLEELSRRVAVLETGLTADVRRILQLLQTRDCPPHHNAQPAQTRSQVLPKTSLSVPQTNEWEWNWNCDRDRERGDRYVRAERAERTPGVQRSASEPHAPVPPALPPPPHSHSFYR